In Maridesulfovibrio sp., the following proteins share a genomic window:
- the rpmA gene encoding 50S ribosomal protein L27 — MAHKKAGGSSKNGRDSNAQRRGVKRFGGQEVLAGNILVRQVGSKVHAGKNVGTGRDWTLFALVDGVVEYEKYIRKNRVKTRVNIVPAEA, encoded by the coding sequence ATGGCTCATAAGAAAGCGGGCGGTAGCTCAAAAAACGGTCGCGATAGTAATGCCCAAAGACGTGGTGTAAAACGTTTTGGTGGTCAGGAAGTACTGGCTGGCAACATTCTTGTTCGCCAGGTTGGTAGCAAAGTCCACGCAGGTAAAAACGTTGGCACCGGTAGAGACTGGACCTTGTTTGCACTTGTTGACGGTGTTGTTGAGTACGAAAAGTACATACGCAAAAACCGTGTTAAAACCAGAGTAAACATCGTTCCTGCAGAAGCCTAG
- the rplU gene encoding 50S ribosomal protein L21, which produces MYAIIETGGKQFRVEEGLELNVQKMDAEAGTKVDLDKILLIGQGEDVKIGAPYVEGAKVSCSIVEHGRDKKIVVFKKRRRKDSQTKQGHRQDYTRIKVEAIQA; this is translated from the coding sequence ATGTATGCAATAATTGAGACTGGCGGCAAGCAGTTCCGCGTTGAAGAAGGTCTGGAACTCAATGTCCAGAAGATGGACGCTGAAGCAGGCACAAAAGTCGATCTGGATAAAATTCTTCTTATTGGTCAGGGCGAAGACGTTAAAATCGGTGCTCCTTATGTTGAAGGTGCTAAGGTTTCTTGCTCTATCGTGGAACACGGTCGTGATAAAAAGATCGTTGTCTTCAAGAAAAGACGCAGGAAAGACTCTCAGACCAAACAGGGTCATCGTCAGGACTACACCAGAATCAAAGTTGAAGCCATTCAGGCTTAA
- a CDS encoding DUF5714 domain-containing protein, with protein MSFNISEWTRIIHNDIPVYLRPESPDWFVPTPAGDRLLNKLFKDKSTKLSLEEQRFLKRLPDADKTVYPGRYGLLRTETLRELWFHITDHCNMACTHCLFSSSPDANREMATEQILDLTAQADLLGCKMFAITGGEPLVHKGLPEILERMLEIESSHVAVLTNGLAVKNFFSAHRYDFSRLHLQISVDGIGETHDKLRGKGMFAALEKNLKWLSAQGIPFTLSMCVTKTNVAQMKDVVEFAARTGATNVHFMWYFVRGRGESQQFVKPETIYPHLLEAWETGKRDGVTIDNIEAVKSMIFAPCGTIHDGSTAGWESLAVDPDGNIYPSAATVGIDQLFTPLNGGLEQTWKESSILESIRKSSGKNLKTPFKLILGGGDTDHSYMHKQSFIGDDPYSAIYEKLALELITRKASEFETRETPQLRLKMGDKLDRCSGHGAVALTHTNCLLAVAGNNSLAVVKDFYTEAADTAKEDILNPACYDPALMAHIPETYRFRGYGCGSPVMDASIVEGEHVVDLGSGRGIECFIAAKLVGPKGKVTGIDMLDPMLDHARNGQSAVASNLGYDNMDFRKGYLETLPLEENAADLLLSNCVLNLSIDKRRTFSEMFRVLKPGGRLTISDVVCETEPGPEIRNDDALHGECIAGAQTQKNLCGLLEEAGFESLLMIKRFPYRTVGGHQFYSLTFSARKPSEDVKIKAVYRGPLKTAITASGRILTPGTVAELPKLEADLLGEQLFIINENGAVSNIFIGESCCCPTPDSFDKPEPKSAVAHASVSLKSMEGCMVCGVDLEYLTESREMACAFCGEKHEANAHCTNGHFVCDKCHSEDGMTVLPHLLKSSTEKDMITLMVKARNHPSIPMHGPEHHALVPGVIVTAYRNSGGTIDDRVIDTAISRGAKVAGGFCGFMGICGAAIGVGTAMSAILEATPLTASRRSIAQKGTLAALKLIADIEAARCCQRDCWLALKAASQVSEEVLGLRLKADAHILCDQMKINKECMGRNCPVIRISKGDQHPVMQLLGSMTDCEKKV; from the coding sequence TTGTCCTTCAATATTTCCGAATGGACCAGAATTATCCATAACGATATTCCCGTATACCTGAGGCCGGAATCACCGGACTGGTTTGTCCCCACCCCTGCCGGAGACAGGCTTTTAAACAAACTTTTCAAAGATAAATCAACGAAGCTCTCTTTAGAAGAGCAACGCTTTCTTAAACGGCTGCCGGATGCTGACAAGACAGTCTATCCCGGAAGATACGGGCTGCTTAGGACAGAGACCCTGCGCGAATTATGGTTCCACATCACGGACCACTGCAACATGGCCTGTACCCACTGTTTATTTTCGTCCTCCCCTGATGCAAACCGGGAAATGGCAACTGAGCAGATTCTGGATCTCACCGCGCAGGCTGATCTACTTGGGTGTAAAATGTTTGCCATTACCGGTGGAGAACCGCTGGTCCATAAAGGATTGCCTGAAATTCTGGAACGTATGCTGGAAATAGAGTCCAGCCACGTTGCTGTTTTAACTAACGGATTGGCAGTTAAGAATTTTTTTTCCGCCCATAGATACGATTTCAGCCGTTTACATCTACAGATCAGCGTCGACGGTATCGGCGAAACGCACGATAAGCTGCGTGGCAAAGGCATGTTCGCAGCCTTGGAGAAAAATCTGAAATGGCTTTCAGCACAGGGGATTCCTTTTACCCTGTCCATGTGTGTGACCAAAACAAATGTCGCACAGATGAAAGATGTTGTGGAGTTCGCAGCCCGAACAGGAGCCACCAACGTTCATTTTATGTGGTATTTTGTCCGCGGGCGAGGTGAATCTCAGCAATTTGTTAAGCCTGAAACAATTTATCCGCACCTTCTTGAAGCATGGGAGACAGGCAAGAGAGACGGAGTCACCATCGACAATATCGAAGCGGTTAAAAGCATGATTTTCGCCCCCTGCGGAACAATTCATGACGGTTCAACAGCCGGGTGGGAATCACTGGCTGTAGATCCTGACGGAAACATCTATCCTTCTGCTGCCACAGTAGGCATCGACCAGCTCTTCACCCCACTAAACGGAGGATTAGAGCAGACCTGGAAGGAAAGCTCAATCCTTGAAAGCATACGTAAAAGCAGTGGGAAAAATCTCAAAACTCCTTTCAAGTTAATCCTTGGCGGCGGCGACACCGACCACAGCTATATGCACAAGCAAAGTTTCATCGGTGATGACCCGTACAGTGCCATATACGAAAAGCTGGCACTTGAACTGATAACCCGTAAGGCATCTGAGTTCGAAACCAGGGAAACACCGCAGCTGCGTCTCAAAATGGGAGATAAGTTGGACCGCTGTTCCGGGCACGGTGCAGTCGCTTTGACCCACACTAACTGTCTGCTTGCAGTGGCTGGCAACAACAGCCTTGCAGTAGTTAAAGACTTTTATACCGAGGCAGCGGATACAGCTAAAGAAGATATTCTCAATCCGGCATGTTATGACCCGGCTCTAATGGCCCACATACCCGAAACGTACCGTTTCCGTGGTTACGGCTGCGGTTCTCCGGTCATGGATGCGTCTATTGTTGAAGGCGAGCACGTGGTAGACTTGGGAAGCGGACGCGGCATTGAGTGCTTTATCGCCGCAAAACTGGTAGGCCCCAAAGGTAAGGTCACCGGAATCGACATGCTCGACCCTATGCTGGACCATGCCCGTAACGGCCAGTCCGCGGTGGCTTCGAATCTTGGTTACGATAACATGGACTTCCGCAAGGGCTATCTTGAAACTCTGCCTCTTGAAGAAAACGCAGCCGACCTTTTACTTTCCAACTGTGTGCTCAACCTTTCCATAGATAAACGGCGTACTTTTTCAGAAATGTTCCGTGTGCTCAAACCCGGGGGACGCCTGACTATTTCAGACGTGGTCTGTGAAACGGAACCCGGACCAGAAATCCGCAATGACGACGCACTGCATGGCGAATGCATTGCCGGTGCCCAGACCCAGAAAAATCTTTGCGGGCTGCTGGAGGAAGCCGGATTTGAGTCCCTGCTCATGATCAAGCGATTCCCATACCGTACAGTGGGTGGGCACCAGTTCTATTCGCTAACCTTCTCCGCCCGTAAGCCCAGTGAGGATGTAAAGATAAAAGCCGTCTACAGAGGCCCTCTGAAAACGGCCATCACCGCCAGTGGAAGAATCTTGACTCCTGGAACTGTAGCCGAACTCCCGAAACTGGAGGCAGATCTTCTTGGTGAGCAGTTGTTCATTATAAATGAAAACGGTGCGGTCAGTAATATTTTTATCGGGGAATCATGCTGCTGCCCCACTCCGGATTCCTTTGACAAGCCTGAACCGAAATCAGCTGTGGCACATGCATCGGTTTCCCTCAAGAGTATGGAAGGGTGTATGGTCTGCGGGGTGGACCTGGAATATCTGACTGAATCCCGAGAAATGGCCTGCGCGTTTTGCGGTGAAAAGCATGAAGCGAACGCTCATTGTACAAACGGACACTTTGTCTGTGATAAATGCCACAGTGAAGACGGCATGACAGTGCTGCCGCACCTTCTCAAATCAAGTACTGAAAAAGATATGATAACCCTAATGGTTAAAGCCAGAAACCATCCTTCAATACCTATGCACGGACCTGAACATCACGCGCTTGTTCCGGGTGTGATCGTAACTGCCTACAGAAATTCGGGCGGAACTATTGACGACAGGGTCATAGATACGGCAATATCGCGCGGCGCGAAAGTCGCCGGAGGCTTCTGCGGGTTCATGGGAATCTGCGGAGCGGCCATCGGCGTAGGCACAGCCATGAGTGCTATTCTGGAAGCAACCCCGTTAACGGCGTCACGGCGCTCCATTGCCCAGAAAGGAACTCTCGCCGCCCTTAAACTCATTGCGGATATTGAAGCAGCTCGCTGCTGCCAGCGGGACTGCTGGCTGGCACTTAAAGCCGCGTCGCAGGTATCCGAAGAAGTTCTGGGCTTGCGCCTTAAGGCAGATGCGCATATACTGTGTGATCAAATGAAAATTAATAAAGAGTGCATGGGACGCAATTGCCCGGTTATAAGAATAAGCAAGGGCGATCAGCATCCTGTGATGCAACTTCTGGGGTCGATGACAGATTGTGAAAAAAAAGTTTAA
- a CDS encoding ComF family protein — translation MSSIILNNHSTCVFCGAELKSQNAEKLLCSNCQASSRNFSSLNFYGMHSGLLREIIIKWKFNDHYGYNSLFQQFIGELCTRIPLEKLPDLIIPVPLHTSRLRERGFNQSLILARGASAATGINLSDSALIRIRKTIPQTSLSGAERRTNLLSAFIADRASVADRKILLIDDVYTTGSTVDECARSLIEAGAIRVDVLTLSRALI, via the coding sequence ATGTCTTCCATCATCCTGAACAATCACAGCACCTGTGTTTTTTGCGGCGCAGAATTGAAATCCCAAAATGCGGAGAAGCTGCTATGCAGTAATTGCCAGGCCTCTTCCAGAAACTTCAGCAGCCTGAATTTCTACGGCATGCACTCAGGTCTGCTGCGCGAAATTATCATAAAATGGAAATTCAACGACCATTACGGATATAATTCGCTTTTCCAACAATTCATCGGCGAATTATGTACCAGAATACCTTTGGAAAAACTCCCAGATCTGATCATACCGGTTCCACTGCATACTTCCAGACTGCGGGAACGAGGATTCAACCAATCCCTGATCCTTGCCCGGGGAGCTTCCGCCGCTACCGGGATAAATCTCTCGGACAGCGCCCTGATCAGGATACGCAAAACAATCCCCCAAACCAGCCTAAGCGGTGCGGAAAGGCGAACCAATCTACTCAGCGCATTTATTGCAGACCGTGCATCCGTTGCGGACAGAAAAATATTGCTCATTGATGATGTTTATACCACCGGATCAACTGTCGACGAGTGCGCCCGAAGCCTTATTGAGGCCGGGGCTATTCGCGTCGACGTACTGACCCTGTCCCGGGCCTTGATCTAA
- a CDS encoding response regulator, translating into MDADNISRLKVLVAEDSVPMRLVMKTYLGKLGITAQFATDGREALQKIMEGQFDLVFMDVHMPEMDGTEVVAKIRETGSTIPIIAMTTGDNEAVLKKCIEYGYNNFLLKPIMKDKLFQLVEEYS; encoded by the coding sequence ATGGATGCTGACAATATTTCAAGACTGAAAGTGCTGGTGGCTGAAGATTCGGTCCCCATGCGGTTGGTCATGAAGACCTACCTTGGTAAACTGGGCATAACTGCGCAATTTGCCACTGACGGACGTGAAGCCTTGCAGAAAATCATGGAAGGACAATTCGATCTGGTTTTCATGGATGTCCATATGCCGGAAATGGACGGTACGGAAGTCGTGGCAAAAATTCGTGAAACCGGAAGCACCATACCGATCATAGCCATGACGACCGGAGACAATGAAGCAGTTCTCAAAAAGTGCATTGAATATGGTTACAACAATTTCCTACTTAAGCCGATCATGAAAGACAAGCTGTTCCAGCTGGTCGAAGAATACAGCTAA